The sequence acttatataaaacaattcTTATcctcattatattataacaacACCGATGAATTTGTTGAAGAAATTAAACTCATATGGGACGATCCCAAGCCTTACatagaaaaggaaaatatactACTTCCTAATGATCATACGATAAACCAACACAAAAATGACGAAAAAATTGACGaaaaaaatgacaaaaaaaTTGACAAAAAAattgacaaaaaaaataatgataatatatacaataatttGTATGATAATTTGTATGATAATTTGTATGATAATTTGTATGATAATTtgtatgataattattatgataattattatgataattattatgataattattatgataattattatgataattattatgatactttttatgaaaattttgtaaaagataattttccatatataaaaatcaaCACTACTTCTACTTTGCCACAAACCAACAAACATACacataaacaaaatattgaaaatagggagacacataaaaaaaataattatacaaaaaaatgcTTAACATTAATGAATATGGAAGAATCTCTTTATAGTAAGGATAAAAATTCATGTGaagatgaaataaatataaaaaatgataatactCATAACTTGAATGATCTATTAAAATACGCAGAATCTTTGATAGAAGaaagtaaaaatattgaaactcatgaaaaaaatgaaaaagaatatgaaCCTGAACTTAATATAACacagaataataataatatttcagatattaataatatagatgaaTTTTTAAGCAACTTtatcaaaaattatatgtctAATAAGAAGGATAACACACAAAcgtatcatcatcatcatcatcatcaaaaggaaaaatacaGAAATAAGGAAGAACagaatttacaaaataataataatcatacagaatatttaaaaaatgtacaaCATTTGTGTTcacatataaaacaaaatatagacCAACAATATGAAATAAACAATTCTTATGATGTTATTAGTAATGATAAAGAAGATATTTCTAATAATCTGTCGTCAAGAAATACTCCTAagataaaagatataaataaaaattatagtatacataaaatagaagaatgtataaaaaaagaaaagaaaatggaACACGACAAAAACCAAAcacaaaatgaacaaaatgaacaaaataaagataataaacaaaatgaacaaaataaagataataaacaaaatgaacaaaataaagataataaacaaaataaagataataaacaaaataaagataataaacaaaataaagataataaacaaaataaagataataaacaaaataaagattataaagattataaagataataaacaaaagagcaaattatataattcctATACATCAGCATATTCTAacgatataaatattataaaggaTAAACAAGGAGAAcctattaattatttaagaaaaaataaaataaatgacaaTTCATATGATATACAACATTTAGAAGACATGTCATATAATTCacttaagaaatatattaatgatgaaataaaaaattgtaaatataaaaatacaaaactAGATTctgttaataatataaataaagaaacgGACACCAAATTGATTTATACTAATATGGAAAAGAACTCActtattcataaaaatatagagaatatcaaaaattatcatataaatgtgGATAACCCCTTATTTGATATAGACaaatgttttttatataataaccaCATAAATATGGATGTacaaacaaaacaaaaatgtaaactaattaaaaaagatgataaaaatagattttataaaaatattaaatctaTAAAAGAAATCAATCATTCTAATAATAACGTAAAccaaaaaaatcaaatatttccaaaagaaaatattttgataaataataatataaaattatttcctAAAGAAGACGAAGAAGAATCTAACAAAACAAGGGAATTAAATTCAGACATTATAGatgatatgaaaaaaaaattgacaagatatgataatatacaaCATCTTAATTATGTAACGAATATTGAGTATGATCATACGGAAGAACAAAGTATTTATACgaatcataaatatatacatgaaataaaaaatgtagaattcaacaatatatatgataaaaatgtaaatagaAAGAAGGTTCAAAAGTTTTGCATACACAGTAacgaaataaagaaaaatgaaaaaaatgaaaatgatgaaaatgatgaaaaatatgaaaatgatgaaaaatatgaaaatgatgaaaaatatgaaaatgatgaaaataatgaaaaagatgaaaatgatgaaaaaaataaaaaaaacgaGTCAACATTATATGATGACCAGAAGAAAGGAGGAGACAACAGAAACGACAATCATTATGATTATGATGAATATGAAAACCTTTTTGGTTATAATACAGAAGATATGAAAAAGATTGAGGAAAAAATTAATctgttttataattattctaATGATGAACATAaagattattatgatattgatgagaaaaaaaaaaaaaaggaaatttttTATGAACTTCAAAAATATCTTGCATCTtcacaaaacaaaaaacaatTACAAAATTATAGTCTTACAGATACCGATTttttagaatatataaataaatatttgaatagtaacaataatatgtatgatattaatatatataatgaaatcatatgtataaatgaaaaaggagaaaatcaaataaatgtTCAGAAAAAACCACACGATGATAAatcacaaaataaatatgatccACATAATGATCAAAActacaacaacaacaacaacaacaacaacaacaacaacaacaacaacaataataataataataataataataataatgataattattattataattttgaagataataaaaataaattctaTCATGTCTTAGAAAATGAGAAAGAAAAATCTCCTTATTCATCCCCCCAAATTTATGATGAACATACAGTAAATTCCTTTGCGTTACAcaacattataaataataaaaaattaataaaaaatgaaatatttaattttgacaatgttaataatgttaataatataaacaaaaaacataataacaaaatacaTATGAGCAATGGTATAGAAAACGTGAATAAAAcattgttaaaaaaaaaagaggaacACAACATAAAAGGTATTTCACAAAATATACAAGACGATCAAATTATgggaaaagaaaattttgatgacataaattatatgagTAATGGAAAtcttaaaaaggaaaatgaaCTCAAAAATGGTATTCCATACAATaacaaatatgataaaacaaATGACATGATCGAATGTATGTTTGAAAAACATAacgatataaaagaaaaatcacCTTCAAATAAGATAACACAAAACAACGACAGTAAgcataaacatataattgaACAATCttcacaaaataataataataataataataataatagtcataataataatagtcatagtcataatagtaatagtcaTAGTAATAATCAAGGTGATATacacattaaaaaaatagaattaagttcaattattaataagaataaagaaaattacTCAATGGAAAGTCTCAAatcatatgaaaataataataaactcgattcggaaaaaaaaaaaaaaaaaaaagaattaatttgTCCTATTAACTTattaaacaataaaaatgaaatacaaCCAAAAGACAAAATTTATAaaccaaataaaaatatattcaattcTATCTATGGATTTCATAAAACAGAATCTGATGTAAGTTCTTTAAcggaaaatgaaaaaaaaaatataataatcgGACAGGAGCAATTTTATGAATCCtttgtttataaaaatattcctaGCATGGAtagcacaaaaaaaaataatatatacaaattgaataatcaaaatgatgaagaaagtgtaaaagaacaaaaatatgataatccTGAAGAAATCAactcttttaatatatccaaAGATCATAACATAGAAGCAACAGATGTAtctacaaataaaaatattataaataacaatataaaagaagataataatataatacatttgaatgaatttaaaaatataataacaaatcagcataattcatataaaaatatggcatatacaaatatggaaaataaaaaatataaggaatcggaaacatatatacaaaataaagatatatatgataaaatagaAACAAAGCAAAATAACATAGAAGAAACAAATACTAATTTTATAAactatgaaatatataaatgttctATAGATAatgatacaaaaaaaaataaaaaaactcTGCTAAATGAAATGATTCATATGTACCATCTAAAAGGAAGTTATCAaagtaatgatgatataCAGAAAagacaaaattattatttaactaaaaaatatgaaaaaatgacAGAAGACAATTTTAATGAAACACCTTATGAATTATCTAATAattcaaattatttaattaatactaatagatataatacaaaccatacaaattataatattaggGGTATGTCACTAAATTCGTATTTTACTGAAAAGAAGAACATAAATcaacatataaatgaaaacaaCATAAATcaacatataaatgaaaacaaCATAAATCgacatataaatgaaaacaaCATAAATCgacatataaatgaaaaccACATAAATCAACATGTAAATGAAAACAACATAAATcagttaaaaaatataaatagtcTATATAAAAATCTTGAATCGAATATTCAAAGACAAATATCAAACAACTTAATCTTCGGAAGTAATTActctaaatattataaaaatataaatagtgaagaatttaaaaataccTATAGacaaacatataattatttatataaacattataaTTACAGAGAACCTCTTAAAAGAAGTATAAGCTTACAacaaaaaatacatacacacataataaatgataacacaaaatttaaagaaaatgaaaaacaaaaaaaaaatatatatacacaaaaaaacaatttcTCTTTTGACTTCTTAAGACaaaatcattataatataataaataataaggatGAACACGAACAAGATCaatatagaagaaaaaaacaaaatagatattatgattatataaaaaaagataaaaaatatatataccattCTGATTATATAcaacattttaataatattattaacacaTATTCATGGTCTAatgataatcatatatatattcatcaaaataaaaatcaaaaaaaaaataaatcttaTATATCTACCGTTAGTACACAAGATAATGATAGTGATCAATCAAATTTTAGTAGTCTAGTAAAAGATGTATTTCAAAATAATTCAGATTCATATATCTCATCTAATGATGTTAATCATAATTCTAccattcaaaaaaaaaaaaataaacaaacatTCAAAACTCaattatcaaaaaataatctacaacatttatttaatcaatataacaaaaataaaaaaaataaaaaaaaatcgaaCAAACATGAGCAAAATAATCTAAATAATCTAGAAACAATAAGAACTACTAAAACAAATTCAAAAGAATCATTTCTGCAAATAATACAGGAAGCAAATATATTCCCCTCTATTAcaattcaaaataataataataataatatatatattcccaatttaaataaagaaacacAATCAAAAAATCTTTCTTACcctgaacaaaaaaaacggATACTAAATCTagataatcatataaataatacaaatcaTTATGATGATTTTTCAGATAATTATGAGCATATACTAAACACTAGCACAAATACCGATATAAGTGATCATGGGGACTtcaaaaaaagtaataaaaataattttattaataaaacgAAAAATGAACATGAGGAACATTTCAatcaaaatcaaaaaaataaaaaaaaaaatttacatatatatggaaatatgaaaaaatataaaagtttaAATGATGTATCGTATCAAAATAATCAAACAAAATATGAAATCAtagatatacaaaaaaaaaaacaagaattacaaaaaaatgcAAGTGGTGTTAAGAAGGATTCAAGTAGacatagtaataatatatataattatcaaaGTGTTGAcaatcattatataaatgaacataataataataataaatattataagagGAGCTTATCTCATGAATCTcaatttaaagaaaataaaaacatatatataaaaacaaataggAGAAATAATTCAAttcatattaaattaaatgataCTTCAAATTACCTATTCATAAATAACTCAAACAATCATaagaatacatataatagttcatctattatttcttttaataaaaaaaaaagaaacaaaaatgataatattaatcttaATTACAAAACAGAAAGTAGTACTTCcgattttttttcttttgaatctatagataataaaaaaaaagatatacaagacattttttttaataatatgaaaactGTAAATggta is a genomic window of Plasmodium falciparum 3D7 genome assembly, chromosome: 7 containing:
- a CDS encoding basal complex transmembrane protein 2; amino-acid sequence: MKNTSTTDSWDETSDVPDDLSHINQKKQQNEPLKIRKEYNIINTCSRQDKEYDIVTEGNMKRHNILGNTTEYNDNNVCDLYHNMNNNINNKINGCIHHNNNNVKNIEKDIFPNSSSYVNMNEYNNNNNNKIKKKKKKTYKGCPYYLSKETCEENIIKLNKKMNDVLTKVVKTYKESNKKMYLSKIFELKYINCIFIFMFLSLLIIFTSMNEYTGIILSLLLLSISIQLKYTKSYMSLLNSLLSLILISIISIIVSSNIKTEQDTYHIMNTYANQSRNQINKNMEDSYKNKIVDNSNNQINKDLFIVQSVISFVYSFLLFIYMCVIRTIKSYKTKHIWIYNNIIHMFNFFDVFMIFSFSILAFFFIFICLNSISFIITSTILFVSSLCTYFLHKYSNVIIVIFQTITLLANCIMSYIYFYNISKKGTLYEIKSDHISTNYNIKNAHTLQGNSQTGSTYLYTYEDKIILFYMIFISLFLIFHLMYILFIFLSKENNFTKLFTERKVYYYNIYPYYEKKNVKPKQHRTNNGDHFNQKDNELIIKYDKYVLCVDDDKRITNAYRIYSKQIDINIKKYTYNELHMFKHILLSAVIKYKHTQKVYTKQELLLKRKANKQIYEQKYYNESNKSIKSNKRNKSNKCKEMKNVQKGIYIKNKKSNLKNTSSLNNNNDNNKVRTNYINKKNDIKSQSFHHKHTNVNHINYHTYKNINTNVCNNTNNNLFSKKKSSDDFVLYINEEFTEDSSSSFIYSSTHKTSEENISESISYISYNIHKDNYEQEKKDFLSTQYLSNKNRNIIRPKESYMNKGINFLLTNISKLQSERKESNQKKKNKKQMHLLKNKNFYLISCEESNYYTLSLFNTKYTYIIEKLLEHYDEISFYLHKKNYFINLLEKNKSNHKPTLANYEESKDKLFLSHNNNEKNNFINELNIHQDENVSIEKNDCNKNMNEYKSNKVYNIDKDSEQNKKNKKNKKMISSPIKIDNDFIFNDIKLSYIKNKIHSNIHIHNDLSFITSFEHNNNMYKPCDHFVSNDSTEKNKYDNNFLKHNEDSGSIFMLKSNKCNSVISNYSSEFVKIPLYTPPFLSSSSVSSSCVSSSGLSPSCLLSPPSLLSPPSLLSPPCLLSPSIISPHMLFTEKIQGEENHFWYYSPGIIARINKEWIKCKKLDVKKFNNDFYYLLSADSNKLKGFLKSNYLEEETNNKADNTSNNNDNINANCDNNNDNNINLKYSCEYDKKGKNKLFDISQVVNDYPYTINKMKNNLYSSTFTYSSFIKDDHNISSNHMNSFNTIINNFLTDANIFDSLYYYLLTNKSISYTVFQDSTYIKQFLSSLYYNNTDEFVEEIKLIWDDPKPYIEKENILLPNDHTINQHKNDEKIDEKNDKKIDKKIDKKNNDNIYNNLYDNLYDNLYDNLYDNLYDNYYDNYYDNYYDNYYDNYYDNYYDTFYENFVKDNFPYIKINTTSTLPQTNKHTHKQNIENRETHKKNNYTKKCLTLMNMEESLYSKDKNSCEDEINIKNDNTHNLNDLLKYAESLIEESKNIETHEKNEKEYEPELNITQNNNNISDINNIDEFLSNFIKNYMSNKKDNTQTYHHHHHHQKEKYRNKEEQNLQNNNNHTEYLKNVQHLCSHIKQNIDQQYEINNSYDVISNDKEDISNNLSSRNTPKIKDINKNYSIHKIEECIKKEKKMEHDKNQTQNEQNEQNKDNKQNEQNKDNKQNEQNKDNKQNKDNKQNKDNKQNKDNKQNKDNKQNKDYKDYKDNKQKSKLYNSYTSAYSNDINIIKDKQGEPINYLRKNKINDNSYDIQHLEDMSYNSLKKYINDEIKNCKYKNTKLDSVNNINKETDTKLIYTNMEKNSLIHKNIENIKNYHINVDNPLFDIDKCFLYNNHINMDVQTKQKCKLIKKDDKNRFYKNIKSIKEINHSNNNVNQKNQIFPKENILINNNIKLFPKEDEEESNKTRELNSDIIDDMKKKLTRYDNIQHLNYVTNIEYDHTEEQSIYTNHKYIHEIKNVEFNNIYDKNVNRKKVQKFCIHSNEIKKNEKNENDENDEKYENDEKYENDEKYENDENNEKDENDEKNKKNESTLYDDQKKGGDNRNDNHYDYDEYENLFGYNTEDMKKIEEKINLFYNYSNDEHKDYYDIDEKKKKKEIFYELQKYLASSQNKKQLQNYSLTDTDFLEYINKYLNSNNNMYDINIYNEIICINEKGENQINVQKKPHDDKSQNKYDPHNDQNYNNNNNNNNNNNNNNNNNNNNNNNNDNYYYNFEDNKNKFYHVLENEKEKSPYSSPQIYDEHTVNSFALHNIINNKKLIKNEIFNFDNVNNVNNINKKHNNKIHMSNGIENVNKTLLKKKEEHNIKGISQNIQDDQIMGKENFDDINYMSNGNLKKENELKNGIPYNNKYDKTNDMIECMFEKHNDIKEKSPSNKITQNNDSKHKHIIEQSSQNNNNNNNNNSHNNNSHSHNSNSHSNNQGDIHIKKIELSSIINKNKENYSMESLKSYENNNKLDSEKKKKKKELICPINLLNNKNEIQPKDKIYKPNKNIFNSIYGFHKTESDVSSLTENEKKNIIIGQEQFYESFVYKNIPSMDSTKKNNIYKLNNQNDEESVKEQKYDNPEEINSFNISKDHNIEATDVSTNKNIINNNIKEDNNIIHLNEFKNIITNQHNSYKNMAYTNMENKKYKESETYIQNKDIYDKIETKQNNIEETNTNFINYEIYKCSIDNDTKKNKKTLLNEMIHMYHLKGSYQSNDDIQKRQNYYLTKKYEKMTEDNFNETPYELSNNSNYLINTNRYNTNHTNYNIRGMSLNSYFTEKKNINQHINENNINQHINENNINRHINENNINRHINENHINQHVNENNINQLKNINSLYKNLESNIQRQISNNLIFGSNYSKYYKNINSEEFKNTYRQTYNYLYKHYNYREPLKRSISLQQKIHTHIINDNTKFKENEKQKKNIYTQKNNFSFDFLRQNHYNIINNKDEHEQDQYRRKKQNRYYDYIKKDKKYIYHSDYIQHFNNIINTYSWSNDNHIYIHQNKNQKKNKSYISTVSTQDNDSDQSNFSSLVKDVFQNNSDSYISSNDVNHNSTIQKKKNKQTFKTQLSKNNLQHLFNQYNKNKKNKKKSNKHEQNNLNNLETIRTTKTNSKESFLQIIQEANIFPSITIQNNNNNNIYIPNLNKETQSKNLSYPEQKKRILNLDNHINNTNHYDDFSDNYEHILNTSTNTDISDHGDFKKSNKNNFINKTKNEHEEHFNQNQKNKKKNLHIYGNMKKYKSLNDVSYQNNQTKYEIIDIQKKKQELQKNASGVKKDSSRHSNNIYNYQSVDNHYINEHNNNNKYYKRSLSHESQFKENKNIYIKTNRRNNSIHIKLNDTSNYLFINNSNNHKNTYNSSSIISFNKKKRNKNDNINLNYKTESSTSDFFSFESIDNKKKDIQDIFFNNMKTVNGNKIKNIIKDNNNNNKKKNNKRKNNINIDNHYTKPQNVHQQLTKQKKILIEPQKLLAAIQNFKNHKKSLELDNKINQNNILKKENKNNNLSKQNYLCNVINSDDDTSEHMFVYATK